The following are encoded together in the Bradyrhizobium genosp. L genome:
- a CDS encoding sulfate transporter family protein has protein sequence MLDAAVKALSQILSPPMRSILWRSIGLALVLISVLAIGLQRLLSWFADSGEVWAEGMLGPNFHSTLHILSWVISIAAGLGVVLGGIFLMPAITSLVASLFVDDVADIVEREHYPAERPGVALPFTRATIEGVKTALLTLLVYLVALPFVLFAGAGFIIFFLATAWLLGREYFELAAMRFRSPEDAKAMRREHAATVFTAGLFIAAFVSIPIVNLATPLFGMAFMVHMHKRLSGPRRELLEPAPRQGVPMR, from the coding sequence ATGCTCGACGCCGCCGTCAAGGCGCTATCGCAAATCCTGTCGCCGCCGATGCGCTCGATCCTGTGGCGCTCGATCGGGCTTGCGCTGGTGCTGATATCAGTGCTGGCGATCGGGTTGCAGCGGCTGCTGAGCTGGTTCGCCGACAGTGGCGAGGTCTGGGCCGAGGGCATGCTCGGCCCCAACTTCCATTCCACGCTGCACATCCTGTCGTGGGTGATCTCGATCGCCGCCGGCCTCGGCGTCGTGCTCGGCGGCATCTTCCTGATGCCCGCGATCACCTCGCTGGTGGCGAGCCTGTTCGTCGACGACGTCGCCGACATCGTCGAGCGCGAACACTATCCGGCCGAACGGCCCGGCGTGGCGTTGCCGTTCACCCGGGCGACGATCGAAGGCGTCAAGACCGCGCTGCTGACGCTGCTGGTCTATCTTGTCGCACTGCCGTTCGTGCTGTTCGCAGGCGCCGGCTTCATCATCTTCTTCCTCGCCACCGCATGGCTGTTGGGACGGGAATATTTCGAACTCGCCGCGATGCGGTTCCGCTCGCCGGAAGATGCCAAGGCGATGCGCCGCGAGCATGCGGCGACCGTGTTCACCGCGGGCCTGTTCATCGCGGCGTTCGTTTCGATCCCGATCGTGAATCTGGCGACGCCGCTGTTCGGCATGGCCTTCATGGTCCACATGCACAAGCGGCTGTCCGGCCCGCGGCGAGAGCTGC